From Acinetobacter suaedae, one genomic window encodes:
- the wrbA gene encoding NAD(P)H:quinone oxidoreductase — MQPYVLVLYYSKYGSTRQMAHLIADGVESAGVNARIRTVPNLATVVTEAQPSIPTDGDIYCSLDDLTHCSGLALGSPTRFGNMASEMKYFWDQTTSLWLNGALHNKPACVFTSSGSMHGGQESTLLTMLPPLFHHGMMILGLPNSIPALSNTKTGGTPYGASHVSGPRHDQSLSQEEKILCEAQGKRLGELVKKLI; from the coding sequence ATGCAACCTTACGTTCTTGTACTGTATTACAGCAAATATGGTTCTACTCGGCAAATGGCTCATTTAATTGCTGATGGAGTCGAGTCAGCAGGGGTAAATGCTCGGATTCGAACAGTACCGAATCTTGCAACTGTTGTAACAGAGGCACAACCGAGTATACCGACAGATGGCGATATATATTGTAGCCTAGATGATCTGACTCATTGTTCTGGTTTAGCTTTGGGTTCACCCACTCGATTTGGCAATATGGCCAGCGAGATGAAATATTTTTGGGATCAAACGACGAGCCTATGGCTGAATGGTGCTTTACACAATAAACCAGCATGTGTCTTTACTTCATCAGGTTCGATGCATGGTGGGCAAGAAAGTACATTATTGACGATGTTACCACCGCTATTTCACCATGGCATGATGATTTTAGGTCTGCCAAACTCGATTCCTGCACTATCGAATACCAAAACAGGGGGAACACCTTATGGTGCAAGCCATGTTAGTGGACCACGCCATGATCAGAGTCTAAGCCAAGAGGAAAAGATCCTATGTGAAGCCCAAGGTAAACGCTTAGGTGAACTGGTTAAAAAGCTCATTTAA
- the lgt gene encoding prolipoprotein diacylglyceryl transferase — translation MLTYPNIDPVALSLGPVQVHWYGLMYLLAFLCAWGLASYRAKQRDGWTGDMVSDLVFYGALGVVLGGRVGYVLFYEFGKFLENPLWLFQVWTGGMSFHGGFLGVMIAMLFWCKKYQKTWFQTLDFIAPCVPTGLMFGRIGNFIGGELYGRQVQDPSYPFGMIFPTDPLGLVRHPSQIYQALCEGLLLFIILWWFSSKPRPRMAVSAVFLVGYGVARFFMEFFRQPDADQGFILFGWMTKGQILSFPMIIIGLWMIWYAYRKNIYDWQLKR, via the coding sequence ATGCTGACCTATCCAAATATAGACCCAGTTGCACTGAGCTTGGGACCAGTACAAGTGCATTGGTATGGACTTATGTACCTATTGGCATTTTTATGTGCATGGGGCCTTGCCTCTTATCGTGCTAAGCAGCGTGATGGCTGGACAGGAGACATGGTTTCAGATCTCGTTTTTTACGGTGCACTGGGTGTTGTACTTGGTGGTCGTGTGGGGTACGTCCTGTTTTACGAATTTGGAAAATTCTTAGAAAATCCACTATGGCTATTCCAAGTTTGGACAGGCGGCATGAGTTTTCATGGTGGTTTTCTTGGCGTAATGATTGCCATGTTATTTTGGTGCAAAAAATATCAAAAAACATGGTTCCAGACATTGGACTTTATTGCACCTTGCGTACCGACAGGTTTAATGTTTGGTCGTATTGGTAATTTCATTGGTGGTGAACTGTATGGTCGTCAAGTTCAAGACCCGAGTTATCCATTTGGTATGATTTTCCCAACAGACCCTTTGGGGCTGGTACGCCATCCATCACAAATCTATCAAGCATTGTGTGAAGGTTTATTACTCTTCATCATTTTATGGTGGTTTAGCTCAAAACCTCGACCACGTATGGCCGTTTCAGCAGTATTCTTAGTTGGATATGGCGTAGCACGTTTCTTTATGGAATTCTTCCGCCAACCTGATGCAGATCAAGGATTCATCTTATTTGGTTGGATGACCAAAGGACAAATTCTAAGCTTCCCAATGATCATCATTGGTCTTTGGATGATTTGGTATGCTTATCGTAAAAACATCTATGATTGGCAATTGAAAAGATAA
- a CDS encoding NRDE family protein: MCIVAFAWHVLEEMPLCLISNRDEFYHRPSIRLHTWENSSIIAGQDLQSGGTWMGVTASGRWAIVTNFRNGRDKNQYQTSRGHLVQTFLESELTPIRFAQQLELKQQEYAGFNLFVGDREQAVYMSNQGEAPQVLANGVYVVSNGLMSEDWEKTKHLRKRFTQEFLPMLQQPNMTEAALYYAVWDILEDERKVIPDLLPDTGINPEMEALLSSTFIQSPIYGTRCSNFLRMSQQQWLWAEKAQQGEQQGEVVEQKVDLLK; this comes from the coding sequence ATGTGTATTGTCGCTTTTGCATGGCATGTTCTTGAGGAGATGCCACTTTGCTTAATTTCAAATCGAGATGAGTTTTATCATCGCCCGAGTATCCGCCTACATACTTGGGAAAATAGCAGCATTATTGCTGGACAGGATTTACAGTCGGGTGGGACATGGATGGGAGTAACTGCATCTGGACGCTGGGCGATTGTAACTAACTTTCGTAATGGTCGAGATAAAAATCAATATCAAACCTCAAGAGGTCATTTGGTACAGACCTTTTTAGAAAGTGAACTAACCCCCATTCGTTTTGCACAGCAATTAGAGTTAAAACAACAAGAATACGCGGGCTTTAACTTATTTGTAGGTGATCGTGAACAAGCTGTTTATATGAGTAATCAAGGTGAAGCACCTCAAGTTCTCGCCAATGGTGTTTATGTTGTGTCTAATGGTTTGATGTCTGAAGATTGGGAAAAAACTAAACATTTACGTAAACGCTTTACTCAAGAGTTTTTACCGATGTTACAACAGCCGAATATGACTGAAGCAGCGCTGTACTATGCGGTTTGGGATATTTTGGAAGATGAGCGTAAAGTCATACCCGATTTGCTCCCTGATACAGGAATTAATCCCGAGATGGAGGCTTTATTGTCCTCGACATTTATTCAAAGTCCAATCTACGGAACACGATGTTCTAACTTTTTACGTATGAGTCAGCAACAATGGCTATGGGCAGAGAAAGCGCAACAAGGAGAGCAACAGGGAGAGGTTGTGGAGCAAAAAGTGGACTTGTTGAAATAA
- a CDS encoding PhoX family protein, with protein sequence MTQPTPYHEDQELDNNTSTNVHFRDILEQHINRRSLITKTASGAVALTLASTLTGCNDNDNKSNNNNGGTKPPVDSNKKPEKLDFTAVPKNLDDIVTVPEGYEANVLYALGDSINPTYAEWDDNNVPSGPSFQFRSGDCHDGMSYFGLNTATGRYDEQQSNDGLLVLNHEYINPTFLHPKGPSKVDGRRPEDEVIREVNAHGVSIIHVKKDTKTQKVELVKNSVYNRRITGSTLMEFAGPAAGHALLATKFSPSGVQTRGTHNNCGNGYTPWGTYLTTEENFIGYFARSATDDAARRPEEIVALQRYGLKQGSSTRYGWETAIGQVESQDLYDRWNADVKAEQAGQDYRNAPNTFGWMVEIDPFDSRQAPVKRTALGRFAHEDCRTSRAIEGENLAFYMGDDSRGEYIYKFVSDAKWDPKDVNGGYRAGDKYMNAGKLYVAKFNADGTGQWVELSYGKNGLTDSNPVYPFKSQAEVVTFARLAADSVGATKMDRPEWCAVNPVNGEVYVTLTNNSNRGSSYPTDAANPRNYEDLKNNEKVQKGNVNGHIIRFRETEDKTTAESFKWDIYLFGAEAAMASNINLSGLTDNNDFSSPDGMWFDPRGVLWIQTDDGAYTDVTNCMMLAALPGQVSDGNKATTSNGTETIVGAKVNDENLRRFLTGPKECEITGVTMTPDYKAIFINVQHPGEDSKTYDAPTSHWPATQTNPNNTTSRPRSATVVITRKDGGAIVG encoded by the coding sequence ATGACACAGCCAACGCCATATCATGAAGACCAAGAACTGGATAATAACACGTCTACAAATGTTCATTTCCGTGACATTTTAGAACAACATATTAACCGCCGTAGCCTTATCACAAAAACTGCAAGCGGTGCTGTTGCACTCACCTTGGCATCAACGTTAACAGGCTGTAATGACAACGATAATAAATCGAATAACAACAATGGTGGAACTAAGCCTCCTGTTGATTCCAATAAAAAACCTGAAAAATTAGACTTCACAGCAGTTCCAAAAAATTTAGATGATATTGTCACTGTACCAGAAGGTTATGAAGCCAACGTTCTATATGCTTTAGGAGACTCAATTAATCCAACATATGCAGAATGGGATGACAACAATGTTCCATCAGGCCCAAGCTTTCAATTCCGTTCAGGTGACTGCCATGATGGCATGAGCTATTTTGGTCTCAATACTGCAACAGGTCGCTATGATGAACAGCAATCAAATGATGGTTTATTGGTTCTAAACCATGAATATATCAATCCAACGTTCTTGCATCCAAAAGGACCAAGTAAAGTCGATGGTCGTCGCCCAGAAGATGAAGTGATTCGCGAAGTAAATGCTCATGGTGTTTCGATCATTCATGTGAAGAAAGATACCAAAACTCAAAAAGTTGAATTGGTCAAAAACTCTGTTTATAACCGTCGTATCACTGGTTCAACTTTGATGGAGTTTGCAGGCCCTGCAGCAGGTCATGCATTACTTGCCACCAAGTTCTCACCATCGGGTGTACAAACCCGTGGTACACATAACAACTGTGGAAATGGCTACACGCCATGGGGAACTTACCTCACTACTGAAGAAAACTTTATTGGCTATTTTGCGCGAAGTGCGACCGATGATGCAGCACGTCGTCCTGAAGAAATTGTGGCACTGCAACGTTATGGTTTAAAACAAGGCTCTAGTACTCGCTATGGCTGGGAAACAGCAATTGGACAAGTTGAATCACAAGATCTTTATGATCGCTGGAATGCAGATGTAAAAGCAGAGCAAGCAGGGCAAGATTACCGCAATGCGCCAAATACCTTTGGTTGGATGGTTGAAATCGATCCATTTGATAGTCGTCAAGCACCTGTAAAACGTACTGCACTTGGACGTTTCGCTCATGAAGACTGTCGTACTAGTCGTGCCATTGAAGGTGAAAACTTAGCATTCTATATGGGTGATGACTCACGTGGCGAGTATATCTATAAATTTGTATCCGATGCAAAATGGGATCCAAAAGATGTAAATGGCGGTTATCGTGCAGGTGATAAATATATGAATGCAGGCAAACTTTATGTTGCCAAATTCAATGCTGACGGTACTGGTCAATGGGTAGAATTGAGCTACGGTAAAAATGGTCTGACTGACAGCAATCCTGTCTATCCTTTCAAATCACAAGCAGAAGTTGTTACATTTGCACGCTTAGCAGCAGATTCTGTTGGTGCAACAAAAATGGATCGTCCTGAATGGTGTGCAGTCAATCCTGTCAATGGCGAAGTCTATGTCACCCTCACCAATAACTCGAATCGTGGTTCAAGCTATCCAACAGATGCAGCGAACCCTCGAAATTATGAAGATCTGAAAAATAATGAAAAAGTCCAAAAAGGTAATGTGAATGGACACATCATTCGCTTCCGCGAGACTGAAGATAAAACCACAGCTGAAAGCTTCAAATGGGATATCTACTTATTTGGTGCTGAAGCAGCAATGGCATCAAACATTAACCTTTCTGGTCTAACAGATAATAATGACTTCTCATCACCAGATGGCATGTGGTTTGACCCACGCGGTGTATTGTGGATTCAAACTGACGACGGTGCATATACGGATGTTACGAACTGTATGATGCTTGCAGCATTACCAGGCCAAGTCAGCGATGGGAACAAGGCAACAACATCAAACGGAACTGAAACCATCGTTGGCGCAAAAGTGAATGATGAAAACCTGCGTCGCTTCCTCACAGGTCCAAAAGAATGTGAGATCACAGGCGTAACGATGACGCCAGACTATAAAGCGATTTTCATCAATGTACAGCACCCAGGTGAAGACTCAAAAACTTACGACGCCCCAACTAGCCATTGGCCTGCAACGCAAACCAATCCAAATAACACAACATCTCGCCCACGCTCTGCAACAGTGGTGATCACACGTAAAGATGGTGGTGCAATTGTTGGTTAA
- the tatC gene encoding twin-arginine translocase subunit TatC: protein MPITKHLMILRQHLFKIVAAILLLFFCLLPFANRTYQILSEPLRAQLPVSSSMIATDVTATFMAPFKLNFFVALMLVMPYIIYQIWSFAKPALYEKEKSLALPILVSSICLFYLGIAFAYFIALPSILHFFISVSPETVAPMTDINSYLAFCLKLFLVFGLTFEIPVVTLLLILIGVVSTQSLVEKRRFIIVGCFFISMFVTPPDAISMIMLAVPMWLLFELGLLLGKVLEKSKATA, encoded by the coding sequence ATGCCAATCACCAAGCATTTGATGATTCTGCGACAACATTTATTTAAAATCGTCGCTGCCATTCTATTACTTTTTTTCTGTTTATTACCCTTTGCCAATCGTACTTATCAAATACTCTCTGAACCGTTACGAGCTCAGTTGCCTGTAAGTTCATCCATGATTGCAACGGATGTTACGGCAACATTTATGGCACCTTTCAAACTAAATTTCTTCGTGGCATTAATGCTGGTTATGCCTTATATCATTTATCAGATTTGGTCTTTCGCTAAACCTGCCCTATATGAAAAAGAGAAATCTTTAGCTCTCCCGATCTTAGTGAGTAGTATTTGCTTGTTTTATTTGGGTATTGCATTTGCTTATTTTATTGCTTTACCTTCAATTTTACATTTTTTCATTAGTGTCTCACCCGAAACAGTGGCACCAATGACCGATATTAATAGTTATTTGGCTTTCTGCTTAAAACTTTTCTTAGTCTTCGGTCTGACCTTTGAGATTCCAGTCGTTACCTTGTTACTGATCTTAATCGGTGTTGTCAGCACGCAAAGTTTAGTTGAAAAAAGACGATTTATTATCGTGGGATGTTTTTTCATTTCGATGTTTGTTACCCCACCTGACGCTATTTCAATGATTATGCTCGCCGTTCCAATGTGGTTATTGTTTGAACTTGGTCTCTTATTAGGCAAAGTTCTAGAAAAATCAAAAGCAACAGCTTAG
- the tatB gene encoding Sec-independent protein translocase protein TatB, translating into MLNLGMSELLAFGIIALLVLGPDKLPEAARFVGKWYAKIKRTVSNVQNDIDRELRLSELREQMQQEMQRIAELEQKMQAQMTAFEQQKVSLQEDPQKAATQKCQIQVVYHYIYQPLSMIYLPKFALLRASVSTSSLEQTTSVPELKVAV; encoded by the coding sequence ATGCTGAATTTGGGAATGTCCGAACTCCTAGCGTTCGGCATTATCGCCTTACTTGTATTAGGGCCTGATAAATTACCTGAAGCTGCCCGATTCGTAGGGAAATGGTACGCAAAAATTAAACGTACGGTCAGTAATGTTCAAAATGACATAGACCGCGAATTACGTCTGTCCGAACTACGAGAACAAATGCAGCAAGAAATGCAACGCATCGCAGAACTTGAACAAAAAATGCAGGCGCAGATGACAGCATTTGAACAGCAAAAGGTTTCACTTCAAGAAGATCCCCAAAAAGCTGCCACGCAAAAATGTCAGATTCAGGTGGTCTACCACTATATTTATCAACCATTGTCTATGATTTACCTTCCGAAATTTGCCCTATTGCGTGCATCAGTATCAACTTCATCATTAGAACAAACAACTTCGGTTCCAGAATTAAAGGTAGCAGTATGA
- the tatA gene encoding Sec-independent protein translocase subunit TatA — MAGLSIWHVLIFAIVVILLFGTSKLKNLGKDVGGAVKDFKKSMKDEDETTASLNEPRTIDAQVKNSESSIKS, encoded by the coding sequence ATGGCAGGTTTATCTATTTGGCACGTGCTCATTTTTGCAATCGTGGTTATTTTACTATTCGGTACATCAAAACTAAAAAATCTGGGTAAAGATGTTGGTGGTGCCGTTAAAGATTTCAAAAAGTCGATGAAAGATGAAGACGAAACCACAGCTTCTTTAAATGAACCACGTACTATCGACGCTCAAGTAAAAAATTCTGAAAGCTCAATAAAAAGCTAA
- the rdgB gene encoding RdgB/HAM1 family non-canonical purine NTP pyrophosphatase: protein MSTPSWLTQGKLVLASNNKGKIAEFEHLFQQLNLPIEIIPQGKLDIEDAIEDGLSFVENAIIKARHASKLSGKPAIADDSGLCVPILSGAPGIYSARYAGEHGNDTANNEKLLADLIPFRKNGESIEGMFVCVLALVTHAEDPLPQIFQGIWKGEILAAARGENGFGYDPLFWLPELNLSSAELSKTDKNKISHRGQAMQLFKASLS from the coding sequence ATGTCTACTCCCTCATGGCTCACCCAAGGCAAGCTTGTACTTGCAAGCAACAACAAAGGTAAAATTGCAGAATTTGAACACCTATTTCAACAGCTCAATCTACCTATCGAGATCATTCCTCAAGGCAAACTGGATATTGAAGATGCCATCGAAGATGGTCTAAGTTTTGTTGAAAATGCGATTATCAAAGCCCGCCATGCATCTAAACTTTCAGGAAAACCAGCGATTGCGGATGACTCAGGTCTATGCGTCCCAATTTTAAGTGGTGCACCTGGGATCTATTCTGCACGATATGCCGGTGAACATGGCAATGATACAGCGAACAATGAAAAGCTTTTGGCTGATCTCATTCCCTTCCGCAAAAATGGCGAAAGCATAGAAGGTATGTTCGTGTGCGTACTTGCACTTGTGACACATGCAGAAGACCCTCTGCCGCAGATTTTCCAAGGCATATGGAAAGGTGAGATTTTAGCAGCTGCGCGTGGTGAAAATGGTTTTGGTTACGATCCACTATTTTGGCTGCCAGAACTTAATCTATCCAGTGCCGAATTAAGCAAAACAGATAAAAATAAAATCAGCCATCGTGGTCAAGCGATGCAACTTTTTAAAGCAAGTCTAAGTTAA
- a CDS encoding tetratricopeptide repeat protein: MKKTLISTFLFGLISIQAHADYVAQPQSVAAQAARYSVMSIGELQNAAKAGQAGAQFYLATRYQHGKDVAKDEKQAFALFKAAADKGISAAQLNVGRMYADGIGTKKDEVLARKYFEKAASNGDNRASFNLAVMEEQKKNYIGAYQWYELSTRDGMLDTKVISLSEGKKTALAANLTQEQIRTARDRADKWIQAQ, encoded by the coding sequence ATGAAAAAGACATTAATCAGCACATTTTTATTTGGTCTGATCAGCATACAAGCGCATGCAGACTATGTTGCTCAACCGCAATCCGTTGCTGCACAAGCAGCACGATATTCAGTGATGAGTATTGGTGAATTGCAAAACGCTGCAAAAGCAGGTCAGGCTGGGGCACAGTTTTATTTAGCAACTCGTTACCAACATGGTAAGGACGTTGCAAAAGATGAGAAACAAGCGTTTGCTTTATTTAAAGCTGCCGCAGACAAAGGTATTTCCGCTGCACAGCTCAATGTTGGTCGTATGTATGCCGATGGCATTGGCACTAAAAAGGATGAAGTGTTAGCGCGCAAGTATTTTGAAAAAGCGGCAAGTAATGGTGATAACCGTGCCAGCTTTAACCTTGCTGTGATGGAAGAACAAAAGAAAAACTATATTGGCGCTTATCAATGGTATGAGCTTTCAACACGTGATGGCATGCTTGATACTAAAGTGATTAGCTTGTCAGAAGGTAAGAAAACCGCTTTGGCTGCAAACTTAACTCAAGAGCAAATCCGTACTGCACGTGACCGTGCGGATAAATGGATTCAAGCACAATAA
- the metW gene encoding methionine biosynthesis protein MetW gives MRIDQRLAEKWINPNSSVLDLGCGDGELLAHMSKQHNIRAYGLEIDQEKIAIAISRGLNIIQQDLNLGLSRFADQSFDSVVMAQALQAVDAPDVLLRDMVRVGKQAIITFPNFAYWKTRSFLALKGKMPVSEALPYMWYNTPNIHLCTFRDFEALCAENRIKIINRLAVNGDQQGSLLSKHMPNLFGEVAIYRVSAL, from the coding sequence ATGCGTATAGATCAACGACTCGCCGAAAAATGGATTAATCCAAATTCTAGCGTGCTAGACTTAGGTTGTGGCGATGGCGAATTATTGGCTCATATGAGCAAACAGCACAATATTCGTGCTTATGGCTTAGAAATTGATCAAGAAAAGATTGCAATTGCCATCAGTCGGGGGTTAAATATTATCCAACAGGACTTAAACTTAGGTTTAAGCCGCTTTGCCGATCAATCTTTTGACTCTGTGGTGATGGCACAAGCTTTGCAAGCTGTAGATGCACCTGATGTATTACTTCGTGATATGGTGCGTGTTGGTAAGCAAGCAATTATTACTTTTCCAAATTTTGCATATTGGAAGACGCGTTCTTTTCTTGCATTAAAAGGGAAAATGCCTGTTTCGGAGGCTTTACCTTATATGTGGTATAACACTCCGAATATTCATTTATGTACATTCCGTGACTTTGAAGCCTTATGTGCTGAGAATCGGATTAAAATTATTAATCGACTTGCCGTTAATGGTGACCAACAAGGTAGTTTGCTCAGTAAGCATATGCCGAACCTATTTGGTGAAGTCGCAATTTATCGAGTGAGCGCTCTATGA
- the metX gene encoding homoserine O-succinyltransferase MetX: MSFPSDSVGLVTPQKFSFEAPLELECGRVLPRFDLMVETYGTLNADHSNAILICHALSGHHHAAGYHHEDDKKAGWWDSCIGPGKAIDTNHFFVVALNNIGGCSGSTGPISPNPENENRPYGPDFPLVTVRDWVKTQAMLSDRLGIDVWYAVIGGSLGGMQALQWSLDYPDRLKKCAIIASAPKLSAQNIAFNEVARQSILSDPDFHHGRYLENDSYPKRGLILARMVGHITYLSEEAMKQKFGRDLKSGKFMYGFDVEFQVESYLRYQGEQFSRNFDANTYLIMTKALDYFDPSREYEHSLTKAMSQPKCQFLVISFTTDWRFSPSRSQELVDALIDNHKPVSYLEIDAEQGHDSFLFPIPLYVKSLRAFLGGEQQLQSTSQELN, from the coding sequence GTGTCTTTTCCATCGGATTCAGTGGGTTTAGTCACACCACAAAAATTTTCATTTGAAGCACCATTAGAACTTGAGTGTGGGAGGGTATTACCTCGCTTTGATTTAATGGTTGAAACCTATGGAACACTCAACGCAGATCATTCCAATGCCATCTTAATTTGTCATGCCCTATCAGGTCACCATCATGCCGCAGGTTATCATCATGAAGATGATAAAAAAGCAGGTTGGTGGGACAGTTGTATCGGTCCTGGCAAAGCAATTGATACCAATCACTTTTTCGTAGTTGCACTGAATAATATCGGTGGTTGTAGTGGCTCTACAGGACCAATCTCACCCAATCCTGAAAATGAAAATCGTCCCTATGGCCCTGACTTCCCTCTCGTGACTGTACGAGACTGGGTAAAGACCCAAGCCATGCTTTCTGATCGTCTTGGTATTGATGTATGGTACGCTGTCATCGGCGGTTCATTGGGAGGCATGCAAGCTTTGCAATGGTCATTGGATTATCCAGATCGTTTAAAGAAATGTGCGATTATTGCGAGTGCACCAAAGCTTTCTGCTCAAAATATTGCGTTCAATGAAGTCGCACGCCAATCTATTCTGTCCGATCCAGACTTTCATCATGGACGTTATTTAGAGAATGATAGCTATCCAAAACGGGGCTTGATTTTGGCGCGAATGGTTGGTCATATCACTTACCTCTCAGAAGAAGCCATGAAACAAAAATTTGGACGAGATCTAAAATCTGGCAAGTTTATGTATGGTTTTGATGTCGAGTTCCAAGTTGAAAGCTATTTGCGTTACCAAGGTGAACAATTTAGCCGTAATTTTGATGCAAATACTTACTTGATTATGACCAAGGCTTTGGATTATTTTGACCCCTCTCGTGAGTATGAGCATTCATTGACCAAAGCAATGAGTCAACCGAAATGTCAATTTTTGGTAATTTCATTCACCACAGACTGGCGTTTTAGTCCAAGCCGTTCACAGGAATTGGTTGATGCTTTGATTGATAATCATAAACCTGTGAGTTACTTGGAAATTGATGCTGAACAGGGCCATGACTCTTTCTTGTTCCCAATTCCGCTGTATGTAAAATCCTTACGTGCATTTTTAGGTGGAGAACAACAGTTGCAATCGACATCGCAGGAGCTGAACTAA
- the leuA gene encoding 2-isopropylmalate synthase, with amino-acid sequence MLADPSKKYRRMYQRVDLPNRQWPNNEINQAPIWMSTDLRDGNQAIFEPMNMEQKLKMFHMLVKIGFKHIEIGFPSASQIDFDFARKLIEGDLIPEDVYIEVLVQARDHLIERTFESLVGAKRAIVHIYNSNSPTFRQKVLNVDVNGAKQLAINAANKVKEYAAQYPETEWVFQYSPECFTATELEVAKDVCDAVTEIWEASPTNKVILNLPATVEVSTPNVYADQIEWMHRNLARRDGVIISVHCHNDRGCGIAASELAIMAGADRVEGCVFGNGERTGNVDVAAIALNMYTQGVAPNLDFSNINEIIATVEECTGLPVHPRHPYAGDLVFTAFSGSHQDAIKKGFEFQKNEEIWDMPYLPIDPKDLGRDYDAVIRVNSQSGKGGIAYLLESNYNVALPRRVQIEFSQIVQQHTDENGTEISAHEIWTLFEKTYVDIKNHHYQTKHYQLSDINGTQIIELDIEIEGEIQRLRGEGNGPISAMLNALQLPIDVVNYEERSISSGANAKALALIELQVKGTGKSAFGAGVHDNIVTSSIEAIIACTNRLIEQGVLTTDQVVAAAV; translated from the coding sequence ATGTTGGCAGATCCAAGTAAAAAATACCGCCGTATGTACCAACGTGTGGATTTACCAAACCGTCAATGGCCAAATAATGAAATTAACCAAGCGCCAATTTGGATGAGTACCGATCTTCGTGACGGTAACCAAGCGATTTTTGAACCGATGAATATGGAACAAAAATTAAAAATGTTCCATATGTTGGTAAAAATTGGTTTTAAACATATTGAAATTGGCTTTCCATCTGCATCACAAATCGACTTTGACTTTGCTCGCAAATTGATCGAAGGAGATTTGATCCCAGAAGATGTCTACATTGAAGTCTTAGTGCAAGCACGTGATCATTTGATTGAACGTACTTTTGAATCCTTAGTGGGCGCAAAGCGTGCAATCGTGCATATCTATAATTCAAACTCACCAACATTCCGTCAAAAAGTCTTGAATGTCGATGTCAATGGTGCGAAACAACTTGCCATCAATGCAGCCAATAAAGTCAAAGAATATGCAGCACAATATCCTGAAACTGAATGGGTATTTCAATACAGTCCTGAATGTTTCACTGCAACAGAATTAGAAGTTGCCAAGGATGTATGTGATGCAGTCACAGAAATTTGGGAAGCATCGCCAACCAATAAAGTGATTTTGAACTTACCTGCAACTGTCGAAGTGTCAACGCCAAATGTTTATGCCGATCAAATCGAATGGATGCATCGCAACTTGGCACGTCGTGATGGCGTGATCATTTCTGTTCACTGTCATAATGACCGTGGATGTGGTATCGCAGCATCTGAATTGGCGATTATGGCTGGTGCTGACCGCGTTGAAGGCTGTGTATTTGGAAATGGCGAACGTACGGGTAACGTTGACGTTGCAGCAATCGCTTTGAATATGTACACCCAAGGTGTTGCACCGAATTTGGATTTCTCGAACATCAATGAAATCATCGCTACAGTTGAAGAATGTACAGGCTTGCCTGTTCATCCTCGTCATCCATACGCAGGTGATTTAGTCTTTACTGCATTTTCTGGTTCTCACCAAGATGCAATTAAAAAAGGCTTTGAATTCCAGAAAAATGAAGAAATTTGGGATATGCCTTACTTGCCAATCGACCCGAAAGACTTGGGGCGTGACTACGATGCGGTAATTCGTGTGAATAGCCAATCAGGTAAAGGCGGTATTGCATACTTATTAGAATCGAATTACAACGTTGCCTTACCACGTCGTGTTCAGATTGAGTTTAGTCAGATCGTTCAACAACATACTGATGAAAATGGTACAGAAATCAGTGCGCATGAGATTTGGACATTGTTCGAAAAGACTTATGTGGATATCAAAAACCACCATTATCAAACTAAACACTATCAGTTGTCTGATATCAATGGCACACAAATCATTGAATTAGATATTGAAATTGAAGGCGAAATTCAACGTTTACGTGGTGAAGGTAATGGCCCAATCTCTGCAATGTTGAATGCTTTACAGTTGCCAATCGATGTTGTGAACTATGAAGAACGTAGTATTAGTTCTGGTGCAAATGCCAAAGCCCTTGCTTTAATTGAACTCCAAGTGAAAGGCACAGGCAAAAGCGCATTTGGTGCAGGCGTACATGACAACATCGTTACGTCATCAATCGAAGCCATTATTGCATGTACCAACCGATTGATTGAACAAGGTGTGTTAACAACGGATCAAGTGGTTGCCGCTGCAGTTTAA